GTCCTCGTGCGCCCGCCGGCGGTGAAGACGGAAGCGGAGATGGGGACGGAGCTCACGAAGATCGCCGACGCGGTGCTGCGCTAGCCCCATGCTGCGCTAGCCATGGACCTCAAGGATCGCGTAGCGCTCGTTGCCGGCGGCACCGGTCTTCTCGGGACGGCGATCGCCCGTGCCCTTGCCGGGGCAGGGGCTGACATCGCCATCACCTATCTCGAGCGTAAGGATGCGGCGCGTGAGACCTGCGCGGTCGTTGAAGCCCTCGGGCGGCGGGCGTGGAGCGTGGCGCTCGACCAGACGAAGGCCGAGGCCATTGCCCCCGCGGTGGAGGCGGTCAAGAAGCACTTCGGCAAGATCGACATCCTCGTCAACAACGCGGCCTGGAACATCAGCATTCCGTTCCCGGACCTCGAGTCCCTCGACGCCGCCGTCTGGGACCGCCTCTTTGCCACCAACCTGCGCGGGCCGTACCTGCTGGCGCGGGCGGCCGCGCCGCATCTCAAGGCGAGCGGGTCAGGCCGCATCGTGAACATCGCCTCGGTGGCAGGGTTGAATCCTGGCGGGAGCAGCATCGCGTACGCGACGAGCAAGGCGGGGCTGATTCACCTGACTCGGTGCCTCGCGGTGGCGCTGGCGCCGCAGGTGAGCGTGAACTGCGTCGCCCCCGGCTTCATGGAGGGGACCCGGATGTCCTCGCGGCTCCGACCCGAGATGGCTGAAGGAGCGCGGCAGCGTGCCGTCCTCAAGCGCGCGGCGAGCGTCGAGGACGTGGCCGATCAGGTGCTCGCGTTCTGCAGGTCGGACAGCGTCACGGGCCAGGTGCTGAACATCGACGCCGGCGTTTTCTTCCATTAAAGCTTTCCGGCTCCCCGGCAGATCGCATCCCGCAGCGGATGGAGGCTCGCCATGATCGAGTTCAGGCCGCTTACCTACGAGACGCTG
This genomic stretch from Candidatus Methylomirabilota bacterium harbors:
- a CDS encoding SDR family oxidoreductase; protein product: MDLKDRVALVAGGTGLLGTAIARALAGAGADIAITYLERKDAARETCAVVEALGRRAWSVALDQTKAEAIAPAVEAVKKHFGKIDILVNNAAWNISIPFPDLESLDAAVWDRLFATNLRGPYLLARAAAPHLKASGSGRIVNIASVAGLNPGGSSIAYATSKAGLIHLTRCLAVALAPQVSVNCVAPGFMEGTRMSSRLRPEMAEGARQRAVLKRAASVEDVADQVLAFCRSDSVTGQVLNIDAGVFFH